In Arthrobacter sp. PAMC25284, a single genomic region encodes these proteins:
- a CDS encoding transporter (member of the Gnt family of gluconate transporters; not involved in gluconate transport; unknown function): MIAALTSAAFLLAIPVFFDVGFIILIPIIYGFAKAAGVNPVKIGLPVGAIMLAIHVVVPPHPGVVGGAGILNADIGWVTIVGLLICIPVGVLGYFVARKLNRRDFTMLPSTAEQFRLFGTGKSEVEQDADQGGSGVAVKNRVAVVQTAPSPAMIISLIVLPILMIMVGTLGAVILPKGAPGADVAAFVGSPLIALLTTLGLAFYFLGIRRGWSSQQTGEVMDSALAPTAIVILVTGAGGVFGKVLTVSGIGKALAEGLHAVGLPVILMAFILAAVLRASQGSATVAIITTAGLLSASVADGGFSPLQTALILVAIGFGAFGLSHVNDSGFWIVTRFLGLSVADGLRTWTVLTTILGLAGFALTFLVWMLAGGLSV; this comes from the coding sequence GTGATCGCCGCCCTCACTTCGGCCGCGTTCCTGCTGGCCATTCCCGTTTTCTTCGACGTGGGATTCATCATCCTGATTCCGATCATCTACGGCTTTGCGAAGGCCGCCGGCGTCAACCCGGTCAAGATCGGGCTGCCGGTTGGCGCCATCATGCTCGCCATTCACGTTGTGGTTCCGCCGCACCCGGGCGTCGTGGGCGGCGCAGGCATCCTCAATGCCGACATCGGCTGGGTCACCATCGTCGGTCTCCTGATCTGCATCCCCGTCGGCGTACTCGGGTACTTCGTTGCCCGGAAGCTGAACCGCCGCGATTTCACCATGCTGCCCAGCACCGCCGAGCAGTTCCGTCTCTTCGGCACCGGCAAGTCCGAGGTTGAGCAGGACGCCGACCAGGGCGGGTCCGGCGTCGCGGTCAAGAACCGCGTCGCGGTGGTCCAGACCGCCCCGAGCCCGGCCATGATCATCTCCCTCATCGTCCTGCCCATCCTCATGATCATGGTGGGAACCCTCGGTGCCGTCATTCTCCCCAAGGGTGCCCCGGGCGCAGACGTAGCGGCCTTCGTCGGCTCACCGCTGATCGCCCTGCTGACCACCCTTGGCCTTGCCTTCTACTTCCTCGGCATCCGCCGCGGCTGGTCCTCGCAGCAGACCGGTGAGGTCATGGACTCCGCCCTGGCCCCCACCGCGATCGTTATCCTCGTCACCGGAGCCGGCGGCGTCTTCGGCAAGGTCCTGACCGTCTCCGGAATCGGCAAGGCACTGGCCGAGGGCCTGCACGCGGTCGGTCTCCCCGTAATCCTGATGGCCTTTATCCTCGCGGCAGTCCTCCGGGCCTCACAGGGCTCCGCCACGGTTGCGATCATCACCACCGCCGGCCTGCTCAGTGCGTCAGTGGCCGACGGCGGATTCTCGCCGCTGCAGACTGCGCTGATCCTGGTGGCGATCGGCTTCGGCGCCTTCGGCCTCAGCCACGTCAATGACTCCGGCTTCTGGATCGTCACCCGCTTCCTGGGCCTGTCCGTCGCAGACGGCCTGCGGACGTGGACCGTGCTCACCACCATCCTCGGACTCGCAGGCTTCGCCCTGACGTTCCTGGTCTGGATGCTGGCCGGCGGCCTGAGCGTCTGA
- a CDS encoding NAD(P)-dependent oxidoreductase encodes MTAQYTVTVLGLGAMGLPMATRLASELTVHGFDIAEPRLRLAEEAGVRIFDSARAAAAESDALLLAVRNGEQLDDVLFGTNGVADVLKPGAVVILTSTVGTEAIPATVARLAEFGVELVDAPLSGGPKRAGEGDLLIVVGAAPVALATARPVLELLASTLTVVGDKPGDGQALKTVNQLLCGVHIAAAAEAMALADALGLDQAKTLAALEAGAAGSFMLSNRGPRILEAYTEDGAEVLSRLDIFVKDMGIVGKATRAAGLATPVAAAAEQLYLLGQSQGLAAADDSAVIKVVAPVKRTA; translated from the coding sequence ATGACCGCACAGTACACAGTCACCGTCCTGGGCCTCGGCGCCATGGGCCTGCCGATGGCCACCCGGCTGGCAAGCGAACTGACAGTCCACGGCTTCGACATCGCCGAGCCGCGCCTCCGGCTCGCCGAAGAAGCCGGTGTCCGCATCTTCGATTCCGCCCGCGCCGCCGCCGCTGAATCAGACGCCCTCCTGTTGGCCGTCCGCAACGGCGAACAGCTCGACGACGTTCTCTTCGGCACGAACGGCGTCGCTGATGTCCTCAAGCCGGGCGCCGTTGTGATCCTGACCAGCACGGTGGGTACCGAAGCGATTCCGGCAACCGTCGCCCGCCTCGCCGAATTTGGCGTCGAACTCGTCGACGCGCCGCTCTCCGGCGGTCCCAAGCGGGCCGGCGAGGGTGACCTGCTGATCGTCGTCGGCGCCGCGCCGGTGGCACTCGCCACTGCCCGCCCTGTCCTGGAACTCCTGGCCTCCACCCTGACCGTGGTGGGCGACAAGCCCGGCGACGGCCAGGCCCTCAAGACCGTCAACCAGCTGCTTTGCGGTGTCCACATCGCCGCTGCCGCCGAGGCCATGGCCCTCGCCGACGCCCTCGGACTGGACCAGGCCAAGACCCTCGCGGCACTCGAAGCCGGCGCCGCCGGTTCCTTTATGCTCTCCAACCGCGGGCCCCGCATCCTTGAGGCCTACACGGAGGACGGCGCGGAGGTCCTGAGCCGCCTCGACATCTTCGTCAAGGACATGGGCATCGTGGGCAAGGCGACCCGCGCCGCCGGTCTGGCCACCCCGGTTGCCGCCGCCGCCGAGCAGCTCTATTTGCTTGGCCAGTCCCAGGGCCTCGCCGCCGCCGACGACTCCGCCGTCATCAAGGTCGTCGCCCCCGTGAAACGTACCGCTTAG
- a CDS encoding four-carbon acid sugar kinase family protein — MILEAEVLAAFPAEVQIPARIVADSLAASGPGFPRILVVLDDDPTGTQSVANLPVLTQWEAADFAWAFAQEIDGRRQRAVYVLTNTRSLDPAEAAARNEEIVRNALTAAGEAEVRLSFVSRGDSTLRGHYPLEPDVIAATIAAVTGEATDGVVIVPAFPDAGRVTIGGVHYLRGTGGTAGRLTPVAETEFARDASFGFANSELAKYVEEKSQGRVAAGSVIVLDLHVIRSSAEAIADAIASAENSTPIVADVVTENDLRALALGLEEAERRGKKLLYRVGPPFVRARIGQEIRTELSGEEAYAGNTPSEAGGLIVVGSHVGVTTRQLNALTEQHSAARIVEVDVKQLLGENAGEYLDRTVATVVAALHDGDVILHTSRLLIKTDDAAESLRIARAVSAAVVAVVNRTLKTFPPRFVIAKGGITSSDVAAHGLEIRHAIVRGPMLPGIVSLWEPVDGPAKGIPYIVFAGNVGDDDSLAQVTRKLSNTF; from the coding sequence GTGATCCTCGAAGCAGAAGTGCTGGCCGCGTTCCCCGCGGAGGTACAGATCCCCGCCCGGATCGTGGCAGACAGCCTGGCGGCGTCAGGTCCCGGGTTCCCCAGGATCCTGGTGGTCCTCGACGACGATCCCACCGGTACCCAGTCAGTCGCCAACCTGCCGGTCCTCACCCAATGGGAGGCCGCGGATTTCGCCTGGGCCTTCGCCCAGGAGATTGACGGACGGCGGCAGCGCGCCGTATACGTACTGACCAACACCCGCAGCCTTGACCCGGCAGAGGCGGCCGCCCGCAACGAGGAAATCGTCCGGAACGCGCTCACTGCTGCCGGAGAGGCGGAAGTGCGCCTCAGCTTCGTCAGCCGCGGCGATTCCACGCTCCGCGGACACTACCCGCTCGAGCCCGATGTCATTGCGGCCACCATTGCCGCAGTCACCGGTGAGGCGACGGACGGCGTCGTGATTGTTCCTGCATTCCCCGACGCGGGGCGTGTCACGATCGGCGGCGTCCATTACCTTCGCGGCACCGGCGGGACGGCGGGCCGGCTCACCCCGGTGGCCGAAACCGAGTTCGCCCGGGATGCCAGCTTCGGCTTCGCCAACTCGGAGCTGGCCAAGTACGTGGAAGAGAAATCGCAGGGCCGCGTCGCCGCTGGCTCCGTGATCGTTCTGGACCTGCACGTCATCCGGTCCTCGGCTGAAGCCATCGCCGACGCCATTGCGTCCGCAGAAAACTCCACCCCGATCGTCGCGGACGTCGTCACCGAGAACGACCTCCGCGCCCTGGCCCTGGGCCTTGAGGAGGCCGAGCGCCGCGGTAAGAAGCTGCTCTACCGCGTCGGCCCGCCGTTCGTCCGCGCCCGCATCGGTCAGGAAATCCGTACCGAGCTCAGCGGCGAGGAAGCCTACGCGGGCAATACTCCTTCGGAGGCCGGCGGACTGATCGTCGTCGGCTCCCATGTCGGCGTCACCACGCGCCAGCTCAACGCGCTCACCGAGCAGCACAGCGCAGCCCGCATCGTCGAAGTCGACGTCAAACAGCTCCTCGGCGAAAACGCGGGGGAGTACCTGGACAGGACCGTCGCCACGGTCGTTGCGGCCCTGCACGACGGCGACGTAATCCTCCACACCAGCCGCCTGCTGATCAAAACCGACGACGCCGCCGAAAGCCTGCGGATCGCACGCGCCGTCTCGGCCGCCGTCGTCGCCGTGGTTAACCGGACCCTGAAGACCTTCCCGCCGCGTTTCGTGATCGCCAAGGGCGGCATCACGTCCTCGGACGTCGCCGCCCACGGCCTGGAGATCCGGCATGCCATTGTCCGCGGCCCCATGCTGCCGGGCATCGTGAGCCTGTGGGAACCGGTGGACGGGCCCGCCAAGGGGATCCCCTACATCGTCTTCGCCGGCAACGTCGGCGACGACGATTCCCTCGCCCAGGTCACCCGCAAGCTCAGCAACACATTCTGA
- a CDS encoding metal-sensitive transcriptional regulator produces the protein MELDPTDMKPVINRLRRAQGQLAAVTRMIEEGRDCKSVVTQLAAVSSALDRAGFSIIATGLQQCMQQEDPSLDRAELEKLFLSLA, from the coding sequence ATGGAACTCGATCCCACCGACATGAAGCCAGTCATCAACCGCCTGCGGCGCGCCCAGGGGCAGCTGGCAGCTGTTACGAGGATGATCGAGGAGGGCCGCGACTGCAAGAGCGTGGTCACCCAGTTGGCCGCCGTCTCCAGCGCCCTGGACAGGGCGGGTTTCTCCATCATCGCGACCGGACTGCAGCAGTGCATGCAGCAGGAGGATCCGAGCCTGGACCGGGCCGAACTGGAGAAGCTCTTTCTCTCGCTGGCCTGA
- a CDS encoding dodecin, giving the protein MSNHTYSISEIVGTSNEGVDAAVRNGIATAAKTLRNLDWFEVKEIRGHLVEGEIADWQVTIKLGFRLEH; this is encoded by the coding sequence TTGTCTAATCACACTTACAGCATTTCTGAAATTGTCGGTACCTCGAACGAAGGCGTAGACGCCGCCGTCCGCAATGGGATTGCCACGGCGGCAAAGACTTTGCGGAATCTTGACTGGTTTGAGGTTAAGGAAATCCGCGGTCACCTCGTGGAGGGGGAAATCGCTGACTGGCAGGTAACCATCAAATTGGGGTTTCGGCTCGAGCACTGA
- a CDS encoding aldo/keto reductase, with amino-acid sequence MRYTHLGRSGLTVSRLCLGTMNFGPQTEEPDAHAVMDAARDAGINFFDTANVYGGSGHRGWTEEIIGRWFAQGGERRERTVLATKVFGTMADAPNGSKLSALHIRRALDDSLKRLQTDYIDLYQFHHVDRKTPWDEIWQAIEVAVQQGKILYSGSSNFAGWHIAQAQETAARRHYTGLVSEQSLYNLITRDVELEVIPAAQNYGLGLLPWSPLHGGLLGGVLKKEREGVRRAAGRAVEALKTHQKQIRRYEDFCDQLGHEPGDVALAWLLHQPAVTAPIIGPRTAGQLTAALRAEKIQLDADALKRIDEIFPGHRPAPEDYAW; translated from the coding sequence ATGCGGTACACGCATTTGGGCCGTTCGGGCCTGACAGTTTCCCGGCTCTGCCTCGGCACCATGAATTTCGGCCCGCAAACCGAAGAGCCGGACGCTCACGCCGTGATGGACGCGGCGCGGGACGCCGGTATCAATTTCTTTGACACCGCTAACGTCTATGGCGGATCGGGGCACAGAGGCTGGACGGAAGAGATCATCGGCCGCTGGTTTGCCCAAGGCGGCGAACGGCGCGAACGGACAGTGCTGGCTACAAAGGTCTTTGGCACCATGGCCGACGCCCCCAACGGGTCCAAACTCTCCGCGCTGCACATCCGCCGGGCCCTGGACGACAGCCTGAAGCGCCTCCAGACTGACTACATCGACCTCTACCAGTTCCACCACGTAGACCGGAAGACCCCCTGGGATGAGATCTGGCAAGCCATCGAGGTCGCGGTCCAGCAGGGAAAGATCCTGTATTCGGGCAGCAGCAACTTCGCCGGCTGGCACATCGCCCAGGCCCAGGAGACTGCTGCGCGGCGTCACTACACCGGCCTGGTCAGCGAGCAGTCCCTCTACAACCTGATCACCCGCGATGTGGAGCTGGAAGTCATTCCCGCTGCCCAGAACTACGGGCTGGGGCTCCTCCCCTGGTCCCCGCTGCATGGCGGCCTGCTGGGCGGGGTCCTGAAGAAGGAACGTGAGGGCGTCCGGCGTGCCGCGGGCCGCGCCGTCGAAGCCCTCAAAACACACCAGAAACAGATCCGGCGATACGAGGATTTCTGCGACCAGCTCGGGCATGAACCCGGCGACGTGGCCCTCGCGTGGCTGCTGCACCAGCCGGCCGTGACTGCGCCAATCATCGGCCCGCGGACGGCGGGCCAACTGACCGCCGCCCTAAGGGCGGAAAAAATTCAACTCGATGCGGACGCCCTCAAGCGCATCGACGAGATCTTTCCGGGACACCGCCCCGCCCCGGAGGATTATGCCTGGTAA
- a CDS encoding GlsB/YeaQ/YmgE family stress response membrane protein: protein MGFLAFLILGLIAGAIAKAILPGRQGGGILITLVLGVVGALLGGFIGSALFGVGINEFFSLSTWLLAIGGAIIVLLVYGMIAKRSAR, encoded by the coding sequence ATGGGATTTCTCGCATTTTTGATTCTCGGACTCATCGCCGGAGCGATCGCCAAGGCGATCCTCCCGGGCCGCCAGGGTGGTGGAATCCTGATCACCCTCGTCCTCGGGGTAGTCGGGGCGCTCCTCGGCGGTTTCATTGGCAGCGCACTGTTTGGCGTCGGCATCAATGAATTCTTCTCCCTGTCGACCTGGCTGCTGGCCATCGGCGGTGCGATCATTGTCCTGCTGGTTTACGGCATGATCGCCAAGCGCTCCGCCCGCTAA
- a CDS encoding YtxH domain-containing protein, with product MKGKLLFGTGLAAGYVLGTRSGRANYDKLKERAAALWASKPVQDKVSAAAEAVKDKAPEVSDQLAEAARRAGTVIGSAMHREAPDHTHSAAPGPAGIH from the coding sequence ATGAAAGGCAAGCTTCTTTTTGGCACCGGACTGGCCGCTGGCTACGTCCTGGGGACGCGGTCCGGCCGTGCGAATTACGACAAGCTCAAGGAAAGGGCCGCCGCGCTCTGGGCGAGCAAACCCGTGCAGGACAAGGTGTCGGCGGCGGCTGAGGCGGTCAAGGACAAGGCCCCGGAAGTCTCGGACCAGTTGGCCGAAGCGGCCCGGCGTGCCGGGACCGTTATCGGCTCAGCGATGCACCGCGAAGCCCCCGACCACACCCACAGCGCCGCGCCTGGCCCCGCGGGCATCCACTAG
- a CDS encoding DUF47 domain-containing protein has protein sequence MKLRLFPQETAGLDLLSQMARQIVLATGTLSEILGAPAGEHSRLVDDMHNHEAKSADLHVALLTHMRTSFVNPLPREDMYTLSRFLNEAIEKLDAAAELVALYKLDRLPRRAAEQLEIISRQAELTVTAMQQLNNLDDLEDYWIEILRLAKRAEKTHRVWVADMLNEMKSAQYARHRDIANQLVDVTKDMRRIATQVGSIIVKES, from the coding sequence GTGAAACTCCGTCTTTTCCCCCAGGAGACCGCCGGACTGGACCTGTTATCCCAGATGGCACGCCAGATTGTGCTCGCCACGGGGACACTCTCGGAAATCCTTGGCGCGCCGGCGGGCGAACACTCCCGGCTCGTGGACGACATGCACAACCATGAGGCCAAATCCGCGGACCTGCACGTGGCCCTGCTCACCCATATGCGGACGAGCTTTGTGAATCCGCTGCCCCGCGAGGACATGTACACGCTGTCCCGCTTCCTCAACGAGGCGATCGAGAAGCTGGACGCCGCGGCCGAACTGGTGGCCCTTTACAAGCTGGACCGGCTTCCGCGTCGGGCAGCTGAACAGCTGGAAATTATCAGCAGGCAGGCTGAGCTCACCGTCACTGCCATGCAGCAGCTAAACAACCTCGATGACCTCGAGGACTACTGGATCGAAATCCTGCGTCTGGCCAAGCGTGCGGAAAAGACCCATCGGGTTTGGGTGGCGGACATGCTCAACGAAATGAAGTCCGCGCAATACGCCCGCCACCGCGATATCGCCAACCAACTGGTCGACGTCACAAAGGACATGCGCCGGATCGCGACCCAGGTGGGCAGCATCATCGTCAAGGAATCCTGA
- a CDS encoding inorganic phosphate transporter — translation MTIVFFTLVVLAAGVFAFLNGFKDASSSVAVAVRTRALTPTVAVLLAGLFNFIGAALSATLVLEVSRTWISLPPGDNGLTIVLAGLLSAAAWGLYTWWRGIPASSTHALIGGLAGASVGNIATGGIPVTGVDSSLLLQVVLPLVLSPAIAFAAAYALVWPAHWAARYTPPNVVNSRSRRSQAVAAGAVAFAHGLQDGQRTSAILVLALLAAGLSDGASLPPWVAVLTAAMLAAGTLAGGWRISYTIGYRLSRIDPLRGFVALLWSSTLLLVGAVALHLPMSTTHTTTSAVLGAGANQNFSSVNRRLAIRILVYWLLTPAMAAAGAFVLQLALSPLAGK, via the coding sequence GTGACAATAGTTTTCTTCACCCTGGTGGTGCTCGCCGCCGGGGTGTTTGCCTTCCTCAACGGATTCAAGGACGCGTCGAGTTCGGTAGCGGTAGCAGTCCGCACCCGGGCACTCACCCCAACTGTCGCCGTTTTGCTGGCCGGGCTTTTCAACTTCATCGGCGCGGCCCTCAGCGCCACGCTGGTGCTGGAAGTCAGTCGGACTTGGATCAGTCTCCCGCCCGGGGACAACGGCCTGACCATCGTCCTGGCCGGGTTGCTCAGTGCCGCCGCGTGGGGCCTGTACACGTGGTGGCGCGGCATCCCGGCGTCGTCCACCCACGCCCTGATCGGCGGCCTCGCAGGCGCCAGCGTCGGAAATATCGCCACCGGCGGCATCCCGGTCACCGGGGTCGACAGCTCATTGCTTCTCCAGGTCGTCCTGCCCCTGGTGCTGTCTCCCGCCATTGCCTTCGCGGCCGCCTACGCCCTGGTCTGGCCCGCCCACTGGGCAGCCCGCTACACACCGCCAAACGTCGTTAACAGCCGGTCACGGCGGTCCCAAGCCGTGGCCGCCGGCGCTGTGGCATTCGCCCACGGACTCCAGGACGGCCAGCGGACCAGTGCCATCCTGGTACTGGCCCTGCTCGCCGCCGGGCTCTCCGATGGCGCCTCGCTGCCACCGTGGGTTGCGGTGCTCACCGCCGCGATGCTGGCCGCAGGCACCCTGGCCGGCGGCTGGAGGATTTCTTATACGATCGGATACCGGCTGAGCCGGATTGACCCGCTTCGCGGCTTCGTCGCCTTGCTGTGGAGTTCCACGCTGCTGCTGGTGGGCGCCGTCGCCTTGCATCTGCCTATGTCCACGACGCACACCACCACCTCAGCCGTGCTCGGGGCCGGTGCCAACCAGAATTTTTCCTCGGTGAACCGCCGCCTGGCTATCCGAATCCTCGTCTACTGGCTTCTGACACCGGCGATGGCCGCTGCTGGGGCGTTCGTTCTGCAGTTGGCGCTCTCGCCCCTTGCCGGAAAGTAG
- the pstB gene encoding phosphate ABC transporter ATP-binding protein PstB codes for MSKRIDVKDLNVYYSKFLAVEDVNINIEAKSVTAFIGPSGCGKSTFLRTLNRMHEVIPGARVEGEVLLDGDNLYGPSVDPVTVRSQIGMVFQRPNPFPTMSIRDNVLAGVKLNNQKISKGEADALVERSLQGANLWNEVKDRLAKPGSGLSGGQQQRLCIARAIAVEPQVILMDEPCSALDPISTLAIEDLINDLKDHYTVVIVTHNMQQAARVSDRTAFFNIAGTGKPGKLIEFGDTHTIFSNPTQKATEDYVSGRFG; via the coding sequence ATGTCTAAGCGCATCGACGTCAAGGACCTGAACGTCTATTACAGCAAATTCCTCGCGGTCGAAGACGTCAACATCAACATTGAGGCTAAATCCGTCACGGCCTTCATCGGCCCGTCCGGCTGTGGCAAGTCCACCTTCCTGCGTACCCTGAACCGCATGCACGAAGTGATTCCGGGTGCCCGGGTCGAAGGGGAGGTCCTGCTGGACGGCGACAACCTGTACGGACCCTCCGTTGACCCAGTCACCGTCCGCTCGCAGATCGGTATGGTCTTTCAGCGGCCGAACCCATTCCCGACCATGTCCATCCGGGATAACGTACTGGCCGGCGTGAAGCTGAACAACCAGAAGATCTCCAAGGGGGAGGCCGACGCCCTCGTCGAGCGCTCCCTGCAGGGCGCCAACCTGTGGAACGAGGTCAAGGACCGCCTCGCCAAGCCCGGCTCCGGCCTCTCCGGCGGGCAGCAGCAGCGCCTCTGCATCGCCCGTGCGATTGCCGTGGAACCCCAGGTGATCCTGATGGACGAGCCCTGCTCCGCCCTGGACCCAATCTCCACGCTCGCGATTGAGGACCTCATCAACGACCTCAAGGACCACTACACCGTGGTGATCGTGACCCACAACATGCAGCAGGCGGCGCGCGTCTCTGACCGGACGGCGTTCTTCAACATTGCCGGCACCGGCAAGCCCGGCAAGCTGATCGAGTTCGGCGACACCCACACGATCTTCAGTAACCCGACCCAGAAGGCCACCGAGGACTACGTCTCCGGACGCTTCGGGTAA
- the pstA gene encoding phosphate ABC transporter permease PstA — MTSTLNPVRKRSALTKGQLPKWAPYAVLAAALVVGAAVLALIGFNAFGWGIVSAILFTAGLSGWSRVVEGSRRATDRLATCLVVGAFLIALLPLISVIWTVLINGLPGLLDPGFLTTSMNGVTGSFDNKSVEEGTPVVGGIYHAMLGTVQITLLATAISVPVGLLTSIYLVEYGNDRPLSRVITFFIDVMTGIPSIVAGLFAAAFFFAVVGPGTKTGAVAAVALSVLMIPVVVRSSEEMLKIVPNELREAAYALGVRKWRTILKVVIPTAISGIASGITLAIARVIGETAPILVTAGFATGINANVFSGWMASLPTFIYTQILNPTSPSNPDPSSQRAWGAALVLIILVMLLNLAARLVARVFAPKAGR; from the coding sequence ATGACCTCCACCCTGAACCCGGTCCGCAAGCGGTCCGCCCTCACCAAGGGCCAGCTGCCAAAGTGGGCCCCGTATGCCGTCCTGGCCGCCGCCCTCGTTGTCGGCGCCGCCGTCCTGGCCCTGATCGGTTTCAACGCCTTCGGCTGGGGAATCGTCTCCGCCATCCTTTTCACCGCCGGCCTGAGCGGCTGGAGCCGCGTCGTGGAGGGCTCGCGCCGCGCAACGGACCGGCTCGCCACCTGCCTGGTGGTGGGCGCCTTCCTGATTGCGTTGCTGCCGCTGATCTCCGTCATCTGGACCGTCCTCATCAACGGGCTGCCGGGCCTGCTCGATCCCGGGTTCCTCACTACGTCAATGAACGGCGTCACGGGATCTTTCGACAACAAGAGCGTCGAGGAGGGCACCCCGGTGGTGGGCGGTATCTACCACGCGATGCTCGGCACCGTCCAGATCACCTTGCTGGCGACAGCCATCTCCGTACCCGTTGGCCTGCTGACATCGATTTACCTCGTGGAGTACGGCAACGACCGCCCGCTGTCCCGCGTCATCACGTTCTTCATTGACGTGATGACCGGCATTCCCTCGATCGTGGCCGGCCTGTTCGCGGCTGCCTTCTTTTTCGCGGTCGTGGGGCCCGGGACCAAGACCGGCGCCGTGGCCGCCGTCGCGCTGTCCGTGCTGATGATCCCGGTGGTGGTCCGATCCAGTGAGGAAATGCTCAAGATCGTCCCCAACGAACTGCGGGAGGCGGCGTACGCGCTCGGCGTCCGGAAGTGGCGGACCATCCTGAAGGTGGTGATCCCGACGGCGATCTCCGGCATCGCGTCCGGCATCACGCTTGCGATCGCGCGGGTCATCGGCGAAACTGCACCGATTCTTGTCACCGCGGGCTTTGCCACCGGTATCAACGCGAACGTCTTCAGCGGCTGGATGGCGTCGCTGCCGACCTTCATCTACACCCAGATCCTCAACCCCACCTCGCCGTCCAACCCGGATCCGTCCTCCCAGCGTGCATGGGGTGCCGCGCTGGTCCTCATTATTCTCGTGATGCTGCTCAACCTTGCCGCCCGCCTGGTTGCCCGCGTCTTCGCCCCGAAAGCCGGCCGCTAG
- the pstC gene encoding phosphate ABC transporter permease subunit PstC, with amino-acid sequence MTTTAQTSSRSAGRAGDKVFSAATLAAGCLILAVLFGVALFLVVQAIPAFVAPPGEIQGGEGFFAYIWPIVIGTVIAAAIALVIATPIAIGVALFISHFAPRRLASGLGYVIDLLAAIPSVVYGAWGATFLASEISPAYTWLAANMGWLPIFEGPASATGKTILTAGIVLAVMVLPIITSLSREIFLQTPKLHEEAALALGATRWEMIRMAVLPFGRPGIISAIMLGLGRALGETMAVALVLSSGALTASLIQSGNQTIAAEIALNFPEASGLKVSTLIAAGLVLFVITLGVNMIARWIITRHKEFSGAN; translated from the coding sequence GTGACCACCACCGCCCAGACATCGTCCCGGAGCGCAGGCCGCGCCGGAGACAAGGTCTTTTCCGCAGCCACCCTGGCCGCCGGGTGCCTGATCCTTGCCGTGCTCTTCGGAGTGGCACTCTTTCTGGTCGTCCAGGCGATCCCCGCTTTCGTGGCACCTCCGGGCGAGATCCAGGGCGGCGAAGGCTTCTTCGCATACATCTGGCCGATCGTGATCGGCACGGTCATCGCTGCGGCGATCGCCCTGGTCATCGCCACGCCGATCGCCATCGGCGTTGCGCTCTTCATTTCGCATTTCGCCCCGCGCCGCCTCGCATCCGGTCTCGGCTACGTCATAGACCTGCTGGCCGCCATCCCCTCGGTGGTTTACGGCGCCTGGGGCGCCACGTTCCTCGCCAGCGAAATCTCCCCGGCCTACACCTGGCTGGCCGCGAACATGGGCTGGCTGCCGATCTTCGAGGGCCCGGCCTCCGCCACCGGGAAGACGATTCTCACGGCCGGCATCGTCCTCGCCGTTATGGTCCTGCCGATCATTACCTCGCTGTCCCGGGAAATCTTCCTGCAGACCCCCAAGCTGCACGAAGAGGCTGCGCTGGCACTCGGCGCCACCCGCTGGGAGATGATCCGCATGGCGGTCCTGCCGTTCGGCCGGCCAGGGATCATCAGCGCCATTATGCTCGGCCTGGGCCGGGCGCTCGGCGAGACCATGGCGGTCGCGCTCGTCCTGTCCTCCGGAGCACTGACCGCCAGCCTGATCCAGTCCGGCAACCAGACCATCGCCGCCGAAATCGCCCTCAACTTCCCCGAGGCCAGCGGCTTGAAAGTCAGCACGCTGATCGCCGCCGGCCTGGTCCTCTTCGTCATCACCCTGGGTGTGAACATGATCGCCCGCTGGATCATCACCCGGCACAAAGAATTCTCGGGAGCCAACTAA